ATGTTAAACAACACGCAGACATATAGCGATATGTGGCAGAACTGCCTTGACCGAATCAAGGCACAGACCTCCGAAGAGGAGTTCGTGAAGTGGTTCCAGCCGATCGTACCGCTCGAATTCGACGGCACCAACCTGCGCCTGCGTGTTCCCAACGAGAGCTACGTACACCAGATCGAAAAGAACTACATCCCGTTCCTGCGCCCGATCATCTCGCAGCTCTACGGACAGCAGACCCGGCTGCACTATGCCGTGCCGCGTTCGACACCCCCGGCCGTACCCGTTACCGCCGATGCCGACACCACGGCCATCTCGCGTTTCAACACGCAGACCAACACCGCAAATATAAAGAATCCCTTCGTAATTCCGGGGCTCAAGAAGATAATCATAGACCCGCAGCTGAATCCGGGGCTCACGTTCGCGACCTTCATCGAGGGCGAATGCAACCGCCTGGCACGTTCGGCGGGCATGTCCGTCGCCGTAAACCCGGGCAACAACCCCTTCAACCCCCTATATATATATGGGGATTCGGGACTGGGCAAGACGCACATCGTACAGGCCATCGGCCACGAGGTACGCCAGCGCCATCCCGAGTTGCAGGTGCTGTATGTCTCGATGAACAAATTCCAGGCGCAGTTCCAGACCGCGTACAAGAACGGCGAAATCCCCGATTTCATCCATTTCTACCAGATGATCGACGTACTGATCATCGACGACATCCAGGAACTGACCGGGAAGACGGGCACGCAGAATGCGTTCTTCAACATCTTCAACCATCTGCAACTGGCGGGCAAACAGCTGATTCTCACCTCGGACAAGCCGCCCGTGGAGCTGAAAGACATCGAACAGCGCCTGCTGACGCGCTTCAAGTGGGGATTGTCGGCACAGCTCAACACGCCCGACTACGACACGAAGCTCAAGATCATCCGCGTAAAGGCGCAGAAGTTCGGGGCGCAGATTTCGGACGACGTGGTGGCCTACCTGGCGGACAACATCTCGGCCAACGTGCGTGAGATCGAGGGGGCGCTCTCGTCGCTGGTGGCCAACGCCTCGTTCCTCGGGCGCAAGATCACCACGTCGCTGGCCAAGGAGATCCTGAAGGTCTACGTGCAGCTCTACCAGAAGGAGATCACGCTCGACCACATCATCGAAGTGGTGTGCGAATACCTGAACCTCGATTTCGCACGCTTCAACTCCACGGAGCGGACGCGCGAGATCGCCCAGGCACGGCAGATCGCCATGTACCTCGCCAAACAGCACACCAAGGCGCCGCTCACGACCATCGGGGCCGCCATCGGAGGCCGCAACCACGCCACGGTGCTCCACTCGTGCAAGGCCGTATCGAACCTGATCGAAACCGACAAGGCGTTCCGCCGGCAGGTCGAGGAGATCGAAAAGAAAGTACTTGCGCATTAGGGTAAACACACCGTATCGACAAACAGGAGGTCGTGACATTATCCGTCACGACTTTTTTCGTATATTACAAGGCCGGCGGCAGTCGTCTCGGCCTTTAAAACAGGAATGGAATGGATTATCACGCAAAAATGATCGCCCCGTGCGGCCTCGATTGCAGCGTTTGCATCGGGGCCCTGCGGGAAGAGAGCCCCTGCACCGGATGTTGGGGCCCCGACGACACGAAACCGGAATTCTGTTCTTCGCAGTGTAAGATCGCAACCTGCACGATCCGCAAAACGCTACCCGGCGGTTTCTGCGATGAATGTCCGCAATACCCCTGCACAGAAACGATGGAGCGGGAAAACCGGTATACGAACGATTATCCGCTGAGCGAATCGCCGATGGAGAACTTGGCGTTCATCCGCAAAGAGGGAATGACGGCATTCCTGGATCGCGAACGGACAAAATGGAGCTGTCCGTCGTGCGGCGGCACGTTCTGCGTCCACACGGGACGCTGCGCCGCCTGCGGAGCAGACCATACGCACCGGCAATCCCGGGAGGAACAGCTTTGAAATCATTGAATACGCAATACATGGACCAACCCAAACTCGAACGCCTGCTGCGGCTGATGAAGCTGCTCACGGCGAACACCACCTACAACGTCGACCAGCTGGCCGAACGGCTCCAGATGTCGCGCCGCACCATCTACCGCTACATAGACACCTTCCGCGAGGCGGGCTTCGTCATCAAAAAGGCGGGCGACTGCATCCGCCTCGACAAGGAATCGCCGCACTTCCGCGACATCTCGCAGCTCGTGCATTTCACCGAAGAAGAGGCCGTGATCCTCAAGAGCGCCATCGAAAACATCGACGACACGAACCTGCTGAAACAGAATCTCAAACGCAAGCTCTACTCGGTTTACGACAACAAGACGCTGGCCGACACGGTCGTGCGCGGCAAGAACGCCCCGAACATCCGGACGCTCATCGAGGCCATCGACCGGCAACAGCAGGCCGTACTGCACAGCTACCAGTCGCCGCACGGCGGGGAAGTCCGCGATCGCCGCGTGGAGCCCTTCGCCTTTACGACCAACTACGTACAGGTGTGGTGCTACGATCCGGAGGCCGGGGCATGCAAGCTATTCAAAACCTCGCGCATCGGGTCGGTGGAGCTTACCGGGGAGGCATGGAAGCACGAAGCGGAGCACCGCGAAGGTTTCATCGACGTTTTCCGCATGCACGGCGGCGCACGCCACCGGGTGCAGCTGGAGCTGGGACTGCTGGCTTACAACCTGTTGTGCGAGGAATACCCGCTGGCCGAACGCGACGTCCGGCCAGCGGGCAAGGGCCGCTGGCTGCTCGACACGCAGGTAGCCGGGTTCGCCGGGGTAGGACGCTTCGCCGTCGGGCTGCTGGACGACATCCGCATCGTCGACTCGCCGGAACTGACCACCTATCTCCGCGATTATATCGCGGCAAACAAGTTGCAATAAGTTTTTTTGTTATATTTGTATTACACACAAAACATCGAACATCATGAAAATAAACACGATCACAACGCTGGGAATGCTCTGTATGGCATTAGCGGCAGGTTCCTGCTGCCGCCAGGCACCCGAAACGACAGGGACGCTGCCGACAGCAGCGGCCGTCGTACTGCAGGATTACGGGGCGGAACCGACCGTCCTGAACATCGAAAGCTACACGCTCGGGAACGAGGACTTCAGAACGGTGCTATGGACGGGCAACAACCTGCAAGTCACGCTGATGACGATTCCCGTAGGCGGGGACGTAGGGTTGGAGCAGCACATGGGCATCGACCAGTTCCTGCGCATCGAGGAGGGTATGGCGCAGGTGCTGATGGGCGACAGCCAGGACAAGCTCGACTTCGTACGCGACGTGGAGGACGACTATGCGATCTTCGTCCCGGCCGGGAAGTGGCACAACATCGTCAACAAAGGCGACAAGCCGCTGAAACTCTATTCGATCTACGCCCCGGCGGAGCACCCCCACGGCACGGTACACAAGACCCAGCAGGAAGCCATGGAGGCCGAACACGCCCACTGACCCCGGGGATTCCGGCAAAAAAACGCATGTTTTTTGGTGAAACATGCGTTTTTTTAATTCTGTGTCACAAGTTGTCACTACAGAGCCGTTCCTTTGTACCGTGAACCTAAAAGAAAACGATTATGGGAACAGCTTACAAAATCAGGTGCAGGCACTGCGGAGCGCAGTTCGAGCACCACATGCAACCGGGCTACGGCGTACTGCCGGTGTGCGTGGGATGCGGCGAATATGTCGAAACCGAAACGGCGATCCGCTGCCCGGCGTGCCACAAGAAACTCAACACCACGCAGGAAGAGTTCAACGAACAGATCGAGGTGACCTACATGTGGGATTGAACGGCGCGCGGCGTACGCGGCAGAGCAACAAAAAAGTAGGCCCGGAAGGGTGAAAATCCGCGGAAAATTCCTATCTTTACCCAAAATAGGCACTGCCCGGGCCTTGCCCCGGAAACGGGGCACAGCGCAGGGTCTGCACTATTTTTGCGAAAACGAACCTTTTTTTCGGAAACGTATGACACAGTTACAGGCGGGGGATATGGCCCCGGATTTCAAGTCCACGACCCAGGACGGTGCGGCGCTGACGCTGGCCGACCTGAAGGGACAACGCACGATACTCTATTTCTACCCCAAGGACAACACCTCGGGGTGCACGCTCGAAGCCAAGAGCCTGCGCGACGGCAGGGCAGAACTCGCCCGCATGGGATTCCGGATCATCGGCGTAAGCCCCGACAGCGAAAAATCGCACCGGAACTTCTGTGCCAAGCACGACCTGAATTTCACGCTGCTCGCCGACACCGACCACAGCGTCTGCGAAGCTTACGGGGTCTGGGCCGAAAAGTCGATGTACGGCCGCAAATACATGGGCGTACTGCGCACGACGTTCGTCATCGACGCCGAGGGGCGGATCGAAAAGGTATTCACCAAGGTCGACACCGCAAACCACTACCGGCAAATCCTGGACGCTTACAAATAGGACGGCACCAACCGACGACAGGCATGAAATTCTTTGCGGGCATACTACTTGCGGCAGGCAGCCTCTTGGGCACCTTGCAGCTTCCGGCACAAGGGCGGCCGGCAGCACTCGGGCATGAGCTTGCGCAAAGCCCCGCACGGGAATCCGCGGCGGAGCCGGGGCGGAAACAGCCGGCGCAATTCGCAACAGGCCTCCCGGGCGTGCCCGCGACAGAACTTCCGGCCGAGTTTTCGGCCAAGGCGCATGCTGCCGCAAGCTCGCTGCAGATGCTTCCCCCGGAAGAGTTCGGGCTCCAGTGGCTGCAGGAGGAGGTGAACCCCTACCTGCGCGCACGCCGCAAACTCCACCGCGCCATGCAAGAACGGGCTGCGCAACAGGAGGAGTCCCTGATCCGATCCCGGCAGAAATACCCGCACGACCTGAACAGGCGAACCGGGCTCTGGGGAATAGGCAACACGTCGGTCAACAACTGGAGCCCTTTCCAGGATCGGTTGCTGGACGCCCGGATAATCAGCTTCCCGATGCCGCGCGGCACGAAAGCCGACAAGCGCACCGACCAGATGAAAGCCCTGGACAGGATGCGGCAACAAAGACGATAAAAAATTCAAATAACAAGGAACTACACAAAAATGGCAGAAAAAGTACAGGTAAATGCGGATAAGCTCAAAGTGCTTAACGCAGTAATGGAAAAAATAGAAAAGGACTTCGGCAAGGGCTCGATCATGCGCATGAACTCGCAGGAGGTGAACGACGTACCGGTCATCCCGACGGGTTCGATCACGCTCGACATGGCGTTGGGTGTGGGCGGCTATCCCAAAGGCCGCGTCGTGGAGATCTACGGCCCCGAGTCGTCGGGTAAGACGACCCTGGCGATCCACGCCATCGCCGAGGCGCAGAAAGCAGGGGGCATCGCGGCGTTCATCGACGCCGAGCACGCTTTCGACAGCTTCTACGCACAGAAACTGGGCGTGGACGTCGACAACCTGCTCATATCGCAGCCCGACAACGGCGAGCAGGCGCTCGAAATCGCCGATTCGCTGATCCGGTCGAGCGCGATCGACATCATCGTCATCGACTCGGTGGCGGCACTGACCCCCAAGGCCGAGATCGAAGGCGAGATGGGCGACTCGAAGATGGGCCTCCAGGCCCGCCTGATGTCGCAGGCGCTGCGCAAGCTGACGTCGAG
This Alistipes onderdonkii DNA region includes the following protein-coding sequences:
- the dnaA gene encoding chromosomal replication initiator protein DnaA, whose protein sequence is MLNNTQTYSDMWQNCLDRIKAQTSEEEFVKWFQPIVPLEFDGTNLRLRVPNESYVHQIEKNYIPFLRPIISQLYGQQTRLHYAVPRSTPPAVPVTADADTTAISRFNTQTNTANIKNPFVIPGLKKIIIDPQLNPGLTFATFIEGECNRLARSAGMSVAVNPGNNPFNPLYIYGDSGLGKTHIVQAIGHEVRQRHPELQVLYVSMNKFQAQFQTAYKNGEIPDFIHFYQMIDVLIIDDIQELTGKTGTQNAFFNIFNHLQLAGKQLILTSDKPPVELKDIEQRLLTRFKWGLSAQLNTPDYDTKLKIIRVKAQKFGAQISDDVVAYLADNISANVREIEGALSSLVANASFLGRKITTSLAKEILKVYVQLYQKEITLDHIIEVVCEYLNLDFARFNSTERTREIAQARQIAMYLAKQHTKAPLTTIGAAIGGRNHATVLHSCKAVSNLIETDKAFRRQVEEIEKKVLAH
- a CDS encoding DUF3795 domain-containing protein; the protein is MDYHAKMIAPCGLDCSVCIGALREESPCTGCWGPDDTKPEFCSSQCKIATCTIRKTLPGGFCDECPQYPCTETMERENRYTNDYPLSESPMENLAFIRKEGMTAFLDRERTKWSCPSCGGTFCVHTGRCAACGADHTHRQSREEQL
- a CDS encoding helix-turn-helix transcriptional regulator; protein product: MDQPKLERLLRLMKLLTANTTYNVDQLAERLQMSRRTIYRYIDTFREAGFVIKKAGDCIRLDKESPHFRDISQLVHFTEEEAVILKSAIENIDDTNLLKQNLKRKLYSVYDNKTLADTVVRGKNAPNIRTLIEAIDRQQQAVLHSYQSPHGGEVRDRRVEPFAFTTNYVQVWCYDPEAGACKLFKTSRIGSVELTGEAWKHEAEHREGFIDVFRMHGGARHRVQLELGLLAYNLLCEEYPLAERDVRPAGKGRWLLDTQVAGFAGVGRFAVGLLDDIRIVDSPELTTYLRDYIAANKLQ
- a CDS encoding cupin domain-containing protein, whose product is MKINTITTLGMLCMALAAGSCCRQAPETTGTLPTAAAVVLQDYGAEPTVLNIESYTLGNEDFRTVLWTGNNLQVTLMTIPVGGDVGLEQHMGIDQFLRIEEGMAQVLMGDSQDKLDFVRDVEDDYAIFVPAGKWHNIVNKGDKPLKLYSIYAPAEHPHGTVHKTQQEAMEAEHAH
- the bcp gene encoding thioredoxin-dependent thiol peroxidase, which encodes MTQLQAGDMAPDFKSTTQDGAALTLADLKGQRTILYFYPKDNTSGCTLEAKSLRDGRAELARMGFRIIGVSPDSEKSHRNFCAKHDLNFTLLADTDHSVCEAYGVWAEKSMYGRKYMGVLRTTFVIDAEGRIEKVFTKVDTANHYRQILDAYK
- the recA gene encoding recombinase RecA encodes the protein MAEKVQVNADKLKVLNAVMEKIEKDFGKGSIMRMNSQEVNDVPVIPTGSITLDMALGVGGYPKGRVVEIYGPESSGKTTLAIHAIAEAQKAGGIAAFIDAEHAFDSFYAQKLGVDVDNLLISQPDNGEQALEIADSLIRSSAIDIIVIDSVAALTPKAEIEGEMGDSKMGLQARLMSQALRKLTSSISKTKTVCIFINQLRDKIGVVYGNPETTTGGNALKFYASVRIDIRRMSVIKDGEEQLGTRTKVKVVKNKVAPPFKRAEFDIMFGEGISKIGEIVDLGVDYGVVKKAGSWFSYGDRKIGQGRDAVKELLKNDDGLRNEIEAKVREAMKAPKQ